In Alligator mississippiensis isolate rAllMis1 chromosome 9, rAllMis1, whole genome shotgun sequence, the genomic stretch CAAGGGCTTTAAAATCCTCGTCATCGCTTCGTCCCTCTCCGCCCCCGTCTCTTTAGAGACTTGGCGAAAGAAACGCCTGGTTTCTTGGTGTCGCGGCGAGCGATCGAGCTAGGCGAGGGATGCCCCGAAAATAAGGATAAAAGGAAATACCGAGGTCAACTGTGATGGAGACTATTTCATATCCCCTGTTCCTCGCTCCCGCTGCGAGCCTTTAGGAAACCGGCTCTCAGCCAGGCAGGCTTAATATCAGGCTGCCATTATAACGATCAATTAAAACAGCTCCAAAAAAGGAGTTGCAAAAACCAGTAGCAAAGTGTGCTGTCATTCCCCTGGGtaaccaagaaaagaaaaaaagtcaagctGATTGCTTTTTAAACAAGAAAGTACCAAAAAATGTGCAAGGCATTGTGCATCTTttctaaagaacattttttttcctgcccccaGGAAGTCGATACGCAACTTGGTTAAATACAATTCAGACCATTTTACAGTGCAAGACACACCCTTTAACAAACCATTTTACAAGCTTCCCCCTCCTCATCGAACcccaaaatgcagccacctcGGCGAGGGGCAGAAATCCAGCAGCTGATTAAATAGCACACAGCTCCAGCACACAACAGTTCGAGATGGGGAGCAAAACTATACTAGTTTTAAACTATGTGAGGGGAGGAGGCTCGTTAGAGTGCCGTTGGCTCTGATGTCCTGTCTGTGTAAAGCAGCTGCCCTTGCACGAAAAGAAAAGCCCGGGTGGTTTTTAGAGGGTCCAAATCACACAACTTGGTAAGTCCTCAGAGAGAAAGCGGAGGCTCCCTACACCGCAGTGCCGACTCCCTCTCTGCAAGGGCATCGGTTCAATATGGAAGCGCAGGGAACGGCGCCGCCCGCGGAGACTTTCTGCTGCATCTGGGCTTTCCGAGCCAGTCTCCGGTCCAAGTCCCAGCGAGCTTATCCAAAAACCATGCAGCCCACACAAAGCCGCTGCATTCTTGCCTCCCAAGAAGTGCGTCAGGAAATCCTTGGTTGCTAAGAGCGGGCTGAGAGAGACAGGGTACGAGCAAAGACGatgaagagagggatggagcaggggaggaagagacTGTTGTATGCTCCAGGTCATATGGTACGCATGGCAGATGGCTTTTCGTTGCCTGCCCTGGCTTTTTCACCTTAAGGCTGATGCTGGTACTGGCTCTCTGTTGCAGTAAAGAAATCCTCCAAGACACTCTGGATGTACTCAAAGGTGGGGCGATCCTCTGGTTTGTTCTTCCAGCATCTCATCATGATGTCGTACAGCTCTTCCGGGCAGTTATCCGTGCGCGGCATACGGTACCCACGCTCCAGTGCACGGATCACGTCTGGGTTGTACATCCCTGAAAAACAAGGGGTGGGAATAGGAGGAGATGGGGGCTTTCACTTCAACATTTACATGCTGCTGAAACAGGATTGCATGACGTCCTTAGGGGACATGATCCCCCCCAGTAAGTGGCGAGCACCTAGGCAAGGGTTGGAGTTCGAGACCCTAGGTAGACGCTAAGCCAGGTGGCAAGCAGTTTTGCTTTTCAGTGAACCAGACTTGAAGCCCAATACTTGTAACAAAGGCCTTAACTCTCCACTTGAGGAGCCTTTTATTAGGTCCTGAGTTCATTGACCTAATTGCATCTTCCAGGGCTATGAGTTGTAAGGGTCATTTTAGGAAGCAGAACTGGCCTTTCCCCAACCACTCTTAGGGCCTAATATCCTTCATGGACAGTTCACAGAGATAAGTTGCCCCTGTGGCtgtcaatctttttagactcaagatgcCCCTTATTAGACTTGAGGCCCCCTCAGAGAACGCGCTCTgttcattttcactcattttttgactagagaaaatGAAGAGAGCAATTCAGCTATCGCAAAGATCTCAGAATGACCACGACAGGTCAGAACGCATTTAACACCATCGATTCCTGCTTGAAATCATCTCTGGTTGCATGTCGTGAGACAGGGTGGCACACCACATGGTGCTAGCAGTGCATGGCACTCTgctgcacccttgaaagggtctcaaggtACCCCAGTGTGCCACGGCAGCCTGGCTGAGGATCGGGGCAGAGTCATTTCATATGGATGGGAAGTGCCAGAGACAGCTTGGTCTAAGCAGAGAGTTCCTGATGAGGATGATGATTTGCAACCATTGCTATCCCTTCTAAACACCCAGTCCAGCCTTCTGGCGCCAAACCAATGCATCCGTTCGTACTATTTGTAATCTATATCAGGCAGAAGCACTACGAGTTAGGCCTGAATGCAGGGCCAGGTGCCAGCTCTGGTACTTCAATCCCAGTGCTTCCAACAATagacagagcagccctggacaAGCCAATCGCAGGTAGCCCCTTAACCTCCACCAGGTGGGTTTGTATCCCCTCCAGGATGACATCTGGCAGATGCGTGTGCATGAATAATGCATGTTGGTTGGAGCCTAGACCATTTCAGACCCTGGGTGCTCTGCCTTTCACTGCTCAGTGCAACACTGTCACTTTGACCCCTGCATGAGCATGCCGTCTTTGAGaactgctcccagctggcagtTCAAAGGTCTCTTTCCCTCTTTATCACCTCTTTCTAACACCACCCAGCAGCAGATCATACAGCCAAGCTAAAAATGGCCTCCCTGAGATAAGGCAGGACTTCTCACCTGGGTATGGGATGCGTCCGTAGGTGATTATCTCCATCAGGAGGATCCCAAAGGACCAGACGTCTGATTTTATCGTGAAAGACCCGTAGTTGATGGCTTCTGGCGCCGTCCATTTGATGGGAAACTTGGCACCTGGACACACAGAGCAAGTCAGAATCAATAGAGGGCATCTCAAACAGAGCCAGGGAGAATcaattcctccctgcccccacatctgGCAGCTGATTTGGCCTGAACATGTGAGCTACGCCCATCGGCCACCCAGCTGAGGGGGTCTCGCTGCTTCTTAGGAGCCCCAGCGCAGCCAGCCAATGTCCAGTGCTTCAAAAGAAGCACAAAAAGCATGCAACCCCACAAAACAGAAGCCAACCGATGCATAGGatagggggagagggaggaaccTCAGCTGCCATAGGTGACGCCAGGAGCCCCAAGCACGGGGTACCAGCCCCCTCCCTGGTACGGGCGTGACTGTCTGTGTGCATCTCGTTAGGCTCATCGTGCTCCGCAGGCTGCCTTTGCCCAGCGGCGCCCTACCTTCCCGCGCCAAGTACTCATCCTCGATGACTCTGGCCAGGCCGAAGTCTGCGATCTTGCACACCAGCGTTGCTGACACCAGGATATTGGCAGCCCTCAGGTCCCTGTGGATGTAGTTTCTCTTCTCGATGAAAGCCATTCCATCCGCGATctgtgggaaggggagagggagcacaCGGAGTTTGAAACCTTCCCAAACTGTCAAAGCCAATGGCCCCAGAGGGCTGCGAGATCATGGACGGAGCAAGAGAGAGCACAGGGAAAGCACGGGCTGTGCCCTGCTTCCCAGGAGGTGCTAGGTAACGAGCAGGGAGAAGGTACCCAGCGACCTCCGGGGCAGGGGAAGAACCGACGGCAATGCCCGGGAGTCTGGGTGAAACCTGCACCTGCGCAAGCGCCTACGAACCACCCTGGCCTGTAGGCAACGGGCAGTTGGAGATGATGGCCAGTGAACTGCTGTAGTCTTGGCCAGGGCCACAAACCCGCATCTCACCTGTTCCCCAGCAGCCCCACACGTGGACCTGCAGACACATCCTGTGGACTCGTAGCCCCCAGATGTGAGCGGCGGTCCGCATGATCATGACCCATCCCTTCTGTGAGGGGCCTCACGTGACAGCACCACGCATTGCTAGCATTCAGCTTTAAGCAGCCGGACAAATGCAATCCCTATGGGGAATTTCTACCTCAAAGCAGGCAGCGTGCCGAGCTCCTCTGGAGATGGAGATGCAGCACCCAAATAGATGGCAGGCAGGGCTCCAGCCCTCGAGGAGCTAAGACCTGGCACCTGAGCTAGCTAAGGGGACAGCCAAGATGCTGCATTGGGACCGGCCCAGAGCAACGCAGAGCGCAGCATCTCGAACACGTGCCACTGCTAAGGGGCCACGACCGGACGGGAGAAGAACCAGCAGGTGGCGCTTGCCTGCTGCAAGGGGGGGccaaggcccaggcccaggccaagAGACTTCCGGGGACAGAAGTGCCGCCCCCGCAGAGGGGATGCTGCACGCCCAGGTACTCGCATGCATGCGGCCTCTGCTCCCCGTGCATGCCCAAGAGCTGCCGAAGAGCTGACACTTCTGTGCTCAGACTGAAGCAGCTCTTCACATCCTGCCAAGGCTCCTTGCAAAGACCCTGGGAGAGATGTGTGCGCGGCTGCCTCTCTACCCTGCACATCACAGCACAGCCCGGGGGGTTGAATGGTCCAGGCCTTAATAGGTGTATTTAAAGCATGCCATGGGTATAGGAGcccttagtagggctaacagaaacctggtgggattcgtcccatgactgggcagtacatattgaggggtataggctgtacagaaaggacagggtggggtagaaagggggaggggttgtgctctatgtcaatgagcaatatacatcgaccctcatcaagatggattcgaaggatgaggaagtagaaggattgtgggttaggctacatggggggcaaggagaaagggatttggtggtaggggtctgctacagacccccacaccaaggggaagaactagattcagggctcctgaggcagctctcagagaccataaaagctaaggaggcggtagtcatgggggacctaaactacccagacatctgctgggagacgcagacagcaaggtcccatcgctcacgcaggtttctaacctgtgtacaggacctccacctgacacaggaggtacacggtcccactagggggaatgccatactggatctggtattggcaacgggggtgacatggtaggggacctccagatcagcggtcacctgggggacagtgatcacctaataatagaattcaccataagacgtcgagtgggtaaggtaactagtagggtgaaagtgctggacttcaggaaagctgatttcaatgaactcaggcgattagtcaaggacgcactgcagagtaggagtttggagagatgggagcccaggaagggtggctgtgccttaaggaaatgatccttcgggcacaaagcaagatgatcccgatgcgaggaaaaagagggaaaggggccaggaggcttccttggctgaccagagaaatccagggcagcctgtggactaaaagggAAGCATATAAAGAGTGggaacggggagagattaccaaagaggagtatacctcctctgctcgcgcgtgtagagaggcagttagatgggccaaagctaccatggagctgaggatggcatcccaagtaaaggacaacaagaaattgttttttagatctatagggagtaaaaggaaggcccagggaggaataggaccgctgctaaatgggcagaagcaattggtgacagataggggggacaaggctgaactcctcaacgagttctttgcctcagtgttcctaagcgaggggcacgacaagtctctcactggggttgtagagaggcagcagcaaggcgccagacttccatacgtagatcctgaggtggtgcagaggcacttggaggaactggatgggtttaagtcggcaggcccggatgggctccatccgagggtgctgaaggcactggccgacatcattgcagagccactggcgggaatatttgaacgcttgtggtgcacgggccaagtcccggaggactggaaaagggccaatgtggtccccattttcaagaaggggaggaaggaggacccgggcaactataggccggtcagtctcacctccatccttggtaaagtctttgaaaaaattatcaaggctcacatttgtgagaacccggcaggacaagttatgctgaggggaaaccagcacgggttcgtggcaggcagatcgtgcctgaccaatctagtctctttctatgaccaggttatgaaacgcctggacacaggaggaggggtggatgtcgtatacttagacttcaggaaggccttcgatacggtatcccaccccatactggtgaacaagttaagaggctgtgacgtggatgactgcacagtccggtgggtggcgaattggctggagggtcgcacccaaagagtcgtggtgggtgggtcggtctcgacctggaagggtgtgggcagtggggtcccgcagggctcggtccttggaccgatactctttaatgtcttcatcagcgacttggacgagggaatgaagtgtattctgtccaagtttgcagatgacacaaagctatggggagaagtggacacgccggagggcagggaacagctgcaggcagacctggacaggttggacaagtgggcagaaaacaacaggatgcagttcaacaaggagaaatgcaaagtgctgcacctagggaggaaaaatgtccagcacacctacagcctagggaatgacctgctgggtggcacggaagtggagagggatcttggagtcctaatggactccaagatgaacatgagccggcagtgtgacgaagccatcagaaaagccaatggcactttatcgtgcatcagcagatgcatgacgaatagatccagggaggtgatacttcccctctatcgggcgctggtcagaccgcagttggagtactgcgtgcaattctgggtgccgcaattcaagaaggatgcggataacctggagagggtccagaggagggccactcgcatggtcaagggcctgcagaccaagccctacaaggagagactagagaaactggaccttttcagcctccgcaagagaaggttgagaggcgaccttgtggctgcctataagttcatcacgggggcacagaagggtattggtgagtatttattcaccaaggcgcccccgggggttacaagaaacaatggccacaagctagcagagagcagatttagactggacattagatttcatagatttcatagacattagggctggaagggacctcggaagatcatcgagtccagccccctgcccaaagggcaggacgtcagctggggtcataggatcccagcaagataagcatccagtttcgtcttgaaggtgttcaatgaaggcgcttgaacaacctctggcggcaggctgttccagaccttggaggctcggacaggaaagaaattcttccttatgtccagcctgaaacgatcttgtagtagtttgtgaccattcgacctcgtcatcccttggggcgctctggtgaacaaacgttcccccagatcctggtggtcacccctgataaacttgtaggtggccatcagatcacccctgagcctgcgcttttccaggctgaagagccccagggctctcagcctgtcatcgtagggtctgcttccctgacctctgatcatgcgcatggctcttctctggactctctcaagcttctccacatcctttttgaattgtggagcccaaaactggacgcagtactccagctgcggccttaccaaggccgagtacagggggagaatgacgtcccgggatttgcttgagaagcatctctggatgcaagccagcgttttggtcgctttactagtcgcagcatcgcactgcaggctcatgttcatcttgtggtcaatgatgacccccaagtctctttcttccttagggctagccaacatagcactgccgaacctaggaagaacttcttcacagttcgagtggccagggtctggaacgggctcccaagggaggtggtgctctcccctaccctgggtgtcttcaagaggaggttagatgattatctagctggggtcatctagacccagcactctttcctgcctatgcagggggttggactcgatgatctgttgaggtcccttccgaccggaccaactatgaatctatgaatcatgtgcATGCTACTACCGCTAATGAACAACTTGTTAGGAAGATCCTGCAAAGACCTAAATGCTGAATGCCTCTTTCTGACCGCCCCAACAGCATCACAACCCTGGATGTTGCCAAACTTAGTGCTATTTGCCCAGAAAAACAGAAGGTGTGAAAGCACTGCACCCTCCGAAGCCAGGCTGGGACAGCTCTCGGGGTGCCAGGGAACAAGCTAAGAAAAATGTTCCCAAAAAATACAATCCCTAGCAAATCTGGAGTCCCCTGGCCGGAGAGCCTGGCTGCCTGTACGGACAACTGTACTCAGAGCAGCTGACGGGCTTTGTCCCCATCGGACGTCTCAGCAGACTGCGCTGTAAAGTTGTGCAGGTGCCGAGAGCAGTGCACTGTAACCTAGCACTCGGCATCGCTGCTAGCGATGAGAGCAGTCGAGCATGCAGCGACAAGCAAGTAGGATAAGGTGCCACCTGTGAAAATCCAGAACCACTATATATAGCTACTGCATTGTGCCCTGTAGACTTCATTTACATGCGGCGATTGTGCCCAAAGTGTGAACgctggctggagggccagggGCACTTGCGTGTGGTGTATCACAGGACACAAAGGCCGAGCCACGATAAACCAATGGGCAAAAGTGAATCTACACAACAAAATAGTCCATTATTTACTGTGGCCATAAAACCCTGCAGTAAATGATGCCTGGCTGCGTTCGTGGCTAAATGCAGTTCGTTTGACAGATGCACGGATAGAGCCAGTTTGAAGTGAAAAACCTTCATCCTAAAAACGGACTTTCTGCAACATACCCGTGTGCGGCATCATGAGAATGTAACCGTGGCATCACGTGAGCTGGCTGCAAAGTGGCTCCATCTCTCAAAGCCATCAAGGGGCTTGGGATGATCAGCACAAACCCAGTGCTGACATGTGTCAAGTCCCCTAAATGTCTAGCGCCGTTTCCTAACACGTGGGCAACAGCTGCAGATCGGGAGAGCTGGTGGATCTTAGACTCCGAACACCAGGCTGGAAAGCCCAGTGACCTggaggagccctggggcaggaacaACACTGGGTTCAGGACTGGTCACCAggctgtcagcagccagagctggTCCCGCTCCATTGGAGCTACAGCTTGGCTGCCAGGTCACCTTAGCTGCCTCCCGGAGATGGGGTAGAGCAAAACAGGGAGGACAGAAGTGAATCTGgctttcccctctcctgcacCCACACGAAAGAGGGAAAAACCCACCGCAACACGTGCAGGGACGTCTCTTGCTGAAGAATGGGAGCAAAACAAGTCCCGGTGCACACGCTACAGTTAAGGGTTAACCATGAGTAAACAGCAACTTCCCTTTCTGCCAAGGCCGCCTGCCGCGCACCTGCTCCCGGGCTGCGCACAGCTGGCCGCGGGGCCGGGGGACAGTTGCGAACAAGAGGCCGGTTGTTTTGCAAGGCAGGGCAAGGACAGCAGCCCGGCGGAAGGGACGGGAGAAGGGAGGTGTGCTGGATTATCTCCAGGCAGTCTTTCTGCCGGCAGGGAGAGCGCCAACCCCTCCCCGAACACCCACATTTTCCTGGGGTGCTAGCGGGCCGGTTTGCATATTCAAATCCGGAGCACAACCCGGCATTGTTAGACCCTGAACAATCGGATCCTTCCTGGAGCCCGTCCCAGGCGCGACGGGCACGAAACGCACTCCCGCGCGCCTCTTTTCCACAAGCCGGTGACCGAGAGGCTGGACACTTCTGATCGCTGCAGCTCCTGGTGCCAACCCACTTCCTTCCCACAACCTAACGGagcactgtgccccctgggagaTGGGCAAGGATTGTTCTCAGCCTTTTGAAAGGCCGCGGAAGTGGGGTGCAGGCAGCTTGGCTCTCCTTGCCCACCCCCAGCATAAGTCAGATGGGAAGCAGGCCCAGGGGTGATGCCCGGCTCACGGTTGCACTGactccaggggcaggaggcatcaGGAGCCGCAGGCTGccagtcctccaggccccaccGCCCTCAGGGACCAGCCCCAGGGCGACGGGTTAGCTTGCCTTCAGACCCCGCGCACACAGCAATAGGCCCAGCAGCATCCCACAGACCAGCTGTGCTCAAGCCCATCAGAGCCTCCTCAGCAGCTTCAGCCCCGAATTTGGAGCCAAAGCTTCCCCGCCCCCACGCAGGGCAGGAGCGGCGcccctctcagccccagcagggtcCCTCCTTACCTGGGCGGAGAAGTCGATCAGCTTTGGGAGAGGCTGCTTGTTCCCTTCGTCGCTCTTCAGGAAGTCCAGCAAGCTGCCTGCGGAGGGGACAGGGGGGGCTCAGGACAGGGTCTCGCCGAGAGCCAGGGGGTCCCTGCCCATGGCCCTGGCTCCGAGCAGCCTGGATGCTCTTGCCACGCTCCCACGAGAGAGACCGCCGGGTTCCTCAGTCCCGCTCATCTCTGGAGCAAGGACTAGAGGGGCTCACGGCCCCTCAGTGTGGGGGTCACAGCACCCCTGCTATctgccctgctggggtgggggagggattaGCCTCAGGGCAGCCCAGTGCCACGTGCCCCTTGCATGTGCTTGTCATCTTCCCTGGTTCCtgttccctttcctccctccgcTATCATGTCTTTCCAGCCGCATGGTGCATCCTGCTGCGCCGCATGGCCAGGCAATGTGCTCCGATAGCTCCCAAGAGGGGCAAAACAaacagcctcagccctggggatGCCCAGGAGCACGGCGAGCTTGAACCCAGGGCACCAGATCCCCACCGCCAGGACGCACCTTTCTCCATGAACTCGGTGATGATATAGATGGGCTCCTCCTTGGTCACCACCGCATGCAGCTTCACCAGCTTGTCGTGCTGCAGCGACTTCATGAGGTTGGCCTCCGCCAGGAACGCTTCCACGGACATGCTGCCCGGCTTCATGGTCTTCACCGCCACCTTGGTGTGCTTGTTGTAGGTGGCTGGCAGGGACGGGGCGCTCGTCAAGGTCAGGCCCCGCGCCCCAAATGGGCCCCCGCCAGCCAGATAGAGCACGAGCCCAGTTGGGGAGAGCACCCCCCCTTCCCACAGCATCTTTTGTCCCCCCCTTTTGTCCACACCAGGACAGCGCAGGATGTCAAGGCCCCCACACCAATTTCTCTGGACCCAGCAGCTCTGGGAACGTCAGCAGCCAGACACACcggcctgcagcccccagccctaccCGCGAGGCAAAGCACAGCAAAGGGGAGTGCAGAATTTGGTTTCAGATCACATCTGGCGATTCACATCCTTCCCCCACCGCCGTCAGCCACAGAGACCTCATCTCCACTATGGCCCAGTCCCTCCCAGTGCCATCCTCGCCCGTCCCCATGACCCCTCCTGTCCGCCCAGCTCTCACCCATCCACACTTCTCCGaactgcccagctcccagcttctTCTCCAGCTTCAGGGACTCGCGGGGGATTTCCCAGGCGTCCTTCTCCCAAGGCTTCTGGGGCTTCGGCGCCGTGCAGGGGAACGTGAGTTTCTGGCACAGCCCATCGCTCTGGTCTGCAAAAGAGCAGCGAGCATTGCTGATCAGGCCTGGGTAGAGCAAACCCACACGCCAGCAGCTCGGGGCCAAGGACTCGTCCACCTGACAGACCAGAGCTGGATTCGACCCATTGACCACCTGTAACCCGCTCGCTGGAAGATGCCAAATGAGGGGAGCAGCACTTAACGAGTGGGATCAGGGGGCCTGGAGAAATCCCGCTCGGGGGGCCAGGCTGCGTGGGGAACTGCTGCTCTCCCCCATGCTGCCTCGCTGGAGGGAGCAGAGCCGCCCCGTGGCGATAGCAGCTGGCGGGCAGGGGCGAGCGTGGGGGCGATGCCCTCCCACCCACAGAGGCAGCTCGGGGATCGCGCGTGCAGGGCCTCACTCTTATAGTGGTCGACCAGCTCTATCAGCGTGGAGAAGCTGTTGCGCGGGGAGATGTAGAAGCCGCCGTTGTCCAGCGTCCGGATCTTGTAATGCTTCACCGTGTCCCCGTTCTGCGTGTCGAAGTCCCTCacagacagggagtagcagcctGGGCCGAGATGGGGGATAAACCCCAgctgaggccctggagggagCGGGCAGCCACAGGTGcccactgtgccccccagccccggtgCTGCCCAACCGAGGGCTCTGctcacccctcctccctgcctccccttggCTCCCGTGGCCCCTCGTCGGCTGCAGTCGTGGCTCGAAGCTTGTCCCTAGGACGCTCCGCCTGCAGCCGGAGCAATTCCCTCGCGTGCAGGCACGAGGAAGTGGTGAGAGCAGGCAAGAACCAGATAAAGTCTGCCTCGGCCTCAGGTGGAGACATTTCCTGGAGGCCTCCCCACCCACTTTTGACTACGTGGGAGCCTGCGGCAGAGACTAGGATCTCAGCTGCAGCTCAGGGCATGAACTCGGaccccgagagcggggccagctcaCAGCCAGTCCCTTCCCCATGTCCCAACCGCAGACTGGAGCCTGGGCCCTCTCTCACCTTTGGTGGTCTCGCTGTCCCGTATCATGAAGGAGCCGATCATGTTcccaggggccaggagctgccgCTCCGCGTCCTTCCGGCTGACGCCTTTGAAGAACCACCTGCAGGGCGAGACCGGAGACAGCCCGGCGGCCAGGGTGGCATGAGGCAGCCGGTCCCAGGCTTCCCACCCTCGGACATGCCCCAGGTGCCGCCAGGATGACGGCGAGCCCACCAGAGGAGGGCACCTGCCCAGGGAAGAGTCCTCCATCTAGCCCAGCTTCCCCAGGGCCGTTCCCTGCAGAAGCAACGCGCCTATCCccgctccagcctgagccctggccTGTGCCAGCCTCTGGCATCACACCTTCCCCAGGGAGGCTCCTAAAGCAAGGCATTTTCTTCTCTAGCTTCGCACCCCACCAGGTCAGGAGCACGAAGCGGAGGGGGACCAAAGCGCCCCGCACGGAGCCCGCTCGCGCTCCCTCAGGCTGCTCCCAGGCTCCCGAAGCAAGAAGTAGGGAGGTGCCAGGACAGCGAGAGAGCTCCCTCCCCGTCCTGCCGGGTCCGGAGGAGCAGCAAGcggagaagagcagcagagcgAACCCGGAGAGGCAGAAAGCGGTGGCCGGAGCGGGCAGAGAAGAGGCGCGCGCGGCAGCATCCCGGCGCAGAGATCCTCCCCGGCACTCACGCCTCGGTCTCCAGGGAGTTCACCCGAGCCACGTAGTTACTAGGG encodes the following:
- the HCK gene encoding tyrosine-protein kinase HCK isoform X2, whose product is MGCVQSKEVGTPMKILKGDSGPSLQQPHYVKDPTSPNKRSNVSSVAPPQPAEGSDDCTVLALYDYEATHDADLSFQKGERMKVLEEAGEWWKAKSLATGHEGYIPSNYVARVNSLETEAWFFKGVSRKDAERQLLAPGNMIGSFMIRDSETTKGCYSLSVRDFDTQNGDTVKHYKIRTLDNGGFYISPRNSFSTLIELVDHYKNQSDGLCQKLTFPCTAPKPQKPWEKDAWEIPRESLKLEKKLGAGQFGEVWMATYNKHTKVAVKTMKPGSMSVEAFLAEANLMKSLQHDKLVKLHAVVTKEEPIYIITEFMEKGSLLDFLKSDEGNKQPLPKLIDFSAQIADGMAFIEKRNYIHRDLRAANILVSATLVCKIADFGLARVIEDEYLAREGAKFPIKWTAPEAINYGSFTIKSDVWSFGILLMEIITYGRIPYPGMYNPDVIRALERGYRMPRTDNCPEELYDIMMRCWKNKPEDRPTFEYIQSVLEDFFTATESQYQHQP
- the HCK gene encoding tyrosine-protein kinase HCK isoform X1 — protein: MLLCWERCKGQGWAWMGCVQSKEVGTPMKILKGDSGPSLQQPHYVKDPTSPNKRSNVSSVAPPQPAEGSDDCTVLALYDYEATHDADLSFQKGERMKVLEEAGEWWKAKSLATGHEGYIPSNYVARVNSLETEAWFFKGVSRKDAERQLLAPGNMIGSFMIRDSETTKGCYSLSVRDFDTQNGDTVKHYKIRTLDNGGFYISPRNSFSTLIELVDHYKNQSDGLCQKLTFPCTAPKPQKPWEKDAWEIPRESLKLEKKLGAGQFGEVWMATYNKHTKVAVKTMKPGSMSVEAFLAEANLMKSLQHDKLVKLHAVVTKEEPIYIITEFMEKGSLLDFLKSDEGNKQPLPKLIDFSAQIADGMAFIEKRNYIHRDLRAANILVSATLVCKIADFGLARVIEDEYLAREGAKFPIKWTAPEAINYGSFTIKSDVWSFGILLMEIITYGRIPYPGMYNPDVIRALERGYRMPRTDNCPEELYDIMMRCWKNKPEDRPTFEYIQSVLEDFFTATESQYQHQP